The following coding sequences lie in one Pseudorca crassidens isolate mPseCra1 chromosome 2, mPseCra1.hap1, whole genome shotgun sequence genomic window:
- the LORICRIN gene encoding loricrin, translated as MSYQTKQPTPQPPVGSGKTSGGGGKSGDGGSGGSDGGSGGSDGGSGKGVKSSGSCGSSGGGDHSAGGGSSCGGGSSGSDGSGGCRGGSGGKNSSGGGFSDQKVQGQSHGGVSSGASSGDGSSGCGSGGSQGVPVCHQTQQKQTPSWPCK; from the coding sequence ATGTCTTACCAGACAAAGcagcccaccccccaacccccagtggGCAGCGGGAAAACCTCTGGTGGCGGCGGCAAATCCGGCGACGGCGGCTCCGGTGGTTCCGACGGCGGCTCCGGTGGTTCCGATGGCGGCTCCGGTAAAGGCGTCAAGTCCTCCGGGAGCTGTGGCAGCTCCGGCGGCGGAGACCACTCTGCTGGTGGCGGCTCCAGCTGCGGCGGGGGCTCCTCCGGGAGCGACGGCTCTGGAGGCTGCAGAGGAGGTTCCGGTGGGAAGAACTCCAGCGGCGGCGGTTTTTCCGACCAGAAGGTCCAGGGCCAGAGCCACGGAGGCGTCTCTAGTGGTGCCTCTTCCGGGGACGGCTCCTCCGGGTGCGGCTCCGGGGGTAGCCAGGGCGTCCCTGTTTGCCATCAGACCCAGCAGAAGCAGACGCCTTCCTGGCCATGCAAATAA